One stretch of Deltaproteobacteria bacterium DNA includes these proteins:
- a CDS encoding ribonuclease H-like domain-containing protein encodes MKTVGARRTSGRRTHLQKLYAQLAECSRQPDRVLFLDVETTGLDPCRHEITVVGWAFGGRVGTMVKGSAPDLLCEDLEQARYLVTFNGGRFDTRFVARFLPGITLPRVHIDLLYLCRSVGLSGGQKAIEKALRIDLRKDVTEVTGLTAVALWNQSLQGDHEALRRLILYNRSDVAAMGAILDEVIRRMNTRLGPSMTEVRFRDWSAPPGWRTLPHP; translated from the coding sequence ATGAAGACTGTAGGAGCACGGCGGACCTCAGGCCGGCGCACACATTTGCAGAAGCTGTACGCTCAACTTGCGGAGTGTTCGCGACAGCCTGACCGGGTTCTTTTCCTGGATGTCGAGACTACGGGGTTGGATCCCTGTCGCCATGAAATCACTGTTGTCGGATGGGCCTTCGGCGGGCGCGTGGGGACCATGGTGAAGGGATCGGCGCCAGACCTGCTCTGTGAAGACTTGGAGCAGGCGAGGTACTTGGTGACGTTCAACGGCGGTCGATTCGACACGAGGTTCGTCGCCCGGTTTCTGCCCGGCATCACGCTTCCGAGGGTCCACATCGATCTGCTGTATCTTTGCCGGAGTGTCGGGTTATCGGGTGGGCAAAAGGCGATCGAGAAAGCCCTCCGGATCGATCTACGAAAAGACGTGACCGAAGTTACCGGCCTGACAGCCGTGGCTCTATGGAATCAGTCTCTTCAAGGCGACCACGAGGCGTTGCGGCGCTTGATCCTGTACAATCGCTCTGACGTCGCAGCCATGGGCGCCATACTTGATGAAGTCATCCGCAGAATGAATACTCGGTTGGGGCCATCGATGACCGAGGTGCGTTTCAGGGATTGGTCAGCGCCTCCAGGCTGGCGCACGTTGCCACATCCGTGA
- a CDS encoding catalase: protein MSRKRCPVMTTSAGAPVADNQNALTAGERGPILLQDYQLIEKLAHQNRERIPERVVHAKGWGAYGTFTVNHDISRYTRTRVLQPGAKCDVLVRFSTVAGELGAADAERDVRGFAVKFYTEEGNWDLVGNNTPVFFIRDPYKFPDFIRTQKRHPKTHLRSPVAMWDFWSQSPESLHQITILMSDRGCPTAPMYMNGYGSHTFSFINADNERFWVKFHFKNRQGHRHYTNAESAEVIGRTRESYQEALFGAIEGGEFPKWDLKVQIMPELDAGKTPYNPFDLTKVWPHGDYPLIDVGVMELNRNPENYFAEVEQAAFSPSNIVPGIGFSPDKVLQARIFSYADAHRYRLGTHYEALPVNAPRCPVHHYHKDGPMRFFEPRHGNVDAYYEPNSFGGPVQDESYAEPPLRISGDASRYDHREGNDDYTQAGNLFRLFDDGQQRRLFSNIAGAMQGVPQRIIEKQLAHFAKADPAYAEGVRDALGWPDAA from the coding sequence ATGTCCCGTAAACGATGCCCGGTCATGACCACCAGCGCGGGCGCGCCCGTGGCCGACAACCAGAACGCCCTCACCGCCGGCGAGCGCGGGCCGATCCTGCTGCAGGACTACCAGCTCATCGAGAAGCTCGCGCACCAGAACCGAGAGCGCATTCCCGAGCGGGTGGTGCATGCCAAGGGCTGGGGCGCCTACGGGACGTTTACCGTCAACCACGACATCTCGCGCTACACCCGAACCCGGGTGCTCCAGCCCGGCGCCAAGTGTGACGTGCTGGTGCGCTTCTCCACCGTGGCCGGCGAGCTCGGGGCGGCGGACGCGGAGCGCGACGTGCGCGGGTTCGCGGTGAAGTTCTACACCGAGGAAGGCAACTGGGACTTGGTCGGGAACAACACGCCGGTGTTCTTCATCCGCGACCCCTACAAGTTCCCGGACTTCATCCGCACGCAGAAACGGCATCCCAAGACACACCTGCGGAGCCCGGTGGCCATGTGGGACTTCTGGTCGCAGTCGCCGGAATCGCTGCACCAGATCACCATCCTCATGTCGGACCGCGGCTGCCCCACGGCCCCCATGTACATGAACGGCTACGGCTCCCACACCTTCAGCTTCATCAACGCCGACAACGAGCGCTTCTGGGTCAAGTTCCACTTCAAGAACCGGCAGGGGCACCGGCACTACACCAACGCGGAGAGCGCCGAGGTCATCGGCCGGACCCGCGAGTCCTACCAGGAGGCGCTGTTCGGCGCCATCGAGGGGGGCGAGTTCCCCAAGTGGGACCTCAAGGTGCAAATCATGCCGGAGCTGGACGCGGGCAAGACGCCGTACAACCCCTTCGACCTCACCAAGGTCTGGCCCCACGGGGACTATCCGCTGATCGACGTGGGCGTGATGGAGCTCAACCGCAACCCGGAGAACTACTTCGCCGAGGTGGAGCAGGCCGCCTTCTCCCCCTCGAACATCGTGCCGGGCATCGGCTTCTCACCGGACAAGGTCCTGCAGGCGCGCATCTTCTCCTATGCCGACGCACACCGCTACCGCCTGGGCACCCACTACGAGGCGCTCCCGGTGAACGCGCCGCGGTGCCCGGTGCACCACTACCACAAGGACGGCCCCATGCGCTTCTTCGAGCCGCGGCACGGCAACGTCGACGCGTACTACGAGCCCAACAGCTTCGGCGGCCCGGTGCAGGACGAGAGCTACGCCGAGCCGCCGCTCAGGATCTCGGGCGACGCCTCCCGCTACGACCACCGGGAAGGCAACGACGACTACACGCAGGCGGGCAACCTCTTCCGGCTGTTCGACGACGGCCAGCAGCGGCGCCTGTTCAGCAACATCGCCGGAGCCATGCAAGGGGTGCCGCAGAGGATCATCGAGAAGCAGCTCGCGCACTTCGCCAAGGCCGACCCGGCCTACGCGGAGGGCGTGCGCGACGCGCTGGGGTGGCCCGACGCGGCGTGA